One stretch of Prunus persica cultivar Lovell chromosome G1, Prunus_persica_NCBIv2, whole genome shotgun sequence DNA includes these proteins:
- the LOC18789241 gene encoding uncharacterized protein LOC18789241, with translation MSGKLHCPFLGVSLHSSLNGRNNGNFICWERGNVAKRAPRRCVCEKQNYWITQAIRVSQFLGKNVELLRRTFELKNGMKVQCVKEPFSRSKALVRSLSPLWEEGLLLVRCSVFLAVISGVCLLVWYGQSKAKGFIEDKLLPSVCSVLSEYIQREVVFGKVRRLSPLSITLESCSVGPHSEEFSCGEVPSMKLRLRPFASLRRGRIVIDAVLSHPTVLVAQKKDYTWLGIPSSEGGLQRHLSTEEGIDHRTKTRRLSREEAAARWERERDEAAKKAAEMGYIVSDKASSPSKGDDSKEGDSHSADLASSESFPCMDEKMHWRDHCMDTGVDYEIKHADLEKSLGVKIPGSGLKFWSRVIKGPKKHKVKRKGYGSDISASGITAKRRILQSSAVRALAYFQDLSQGKTDEPSQSSGGYDVINLDSYLMNNVVETNADTSITSTGEDTTRDDNQDGKHCGDSAGHPLKENENVNSHLSSSNYIHLNRSNGDGTSSKNSAFSANAVGTNTNSCNVKDEDSRVDVVNKHTDDEISERQAGQTLQNSTSILPSVATYDQVPIWPLSLKLGFPSFSRNSGEPLSHLLSGSIQKLTSSMGTRVDDIVAELVDGVSVVQSEGIEKMLPVTLDSVHFKGGTLMLLAYGDREPRAMENVDGHVKFQNHYGRVHVQLSGNCQMWRSDNISEDGGWLSADVFVDMVEQKWHANLKIANLFVPLFERILEIPINWSKGRATGEVHLCMSGGETFPNLHGQLDVTGLAFQTIDAPSSFSDISASLCFRGQRIFLHNASGWFGDVPLEASGDFGIHPEEGEFHLMCQVSCVEVNALMRTFKMKPLLFPLAGSVTAVFNCQGPLDAPLFVGSGMVSRRISQSVSDFPPSSASEAVLRSKEAGAVAAFDRVPFSCVSANFTFNTDSCVADLYGIRASLVDGGEIRGAGNAWICPEGEVDDTSMDVNFSGSLCFDKILHRYVPGYLQLMPLKLGDLNGETKLSGSLLRPRFDIKWTAPKAEGSFSDARGDIIISHDSITVNSSSAAFDLSSKVQTSYTDEDWLRRRDADANSAMPFVVEGIDLDLRMRSFEFFNLVSPYPFDSPKPMHLKATGKIKFQGKVLKPYIDHGQDFGFERNKQPVEMTDKGKTDSLVGEVSISGLKLNQLMLAPQLAGSLSMSRECIKLDATGRPDESLVMEFVGPLKPNNEDNSQSGQLLSFFLQKGQLKANICFQPFHSASLEIRQLPLDELELASLRGTIQKAEIQLNLQKRRGHGLLSVLRPKFSGVLGEALDVAARWSGDVITVEKTVLEQSNSRYELQGEYVLPGTRDRNPAGKEKGGLLERAMAGHLGSVISSMGRWRMRLEVPRAEVAEMLPLARLVSRSTDPAVHSRSKDLFIQSLQSVGLYTESLTELLEVIRGHYTPLNEVVLEELNLPGLTELRGSWHGSLDASGGGNGDTMAEFDFHGEDWEWGTYKTQRVLAVGAYSNDDGLRLEKMFIQKDNATIHADGTLLGPKTNLHFAVLNFPVSLVPTVIQVVESSATDVVQSLRKFLAPIRGILHMEGDLRGNLAKPECDVQVRLLDGAIGGIDLGRAEIVASLTSTSRFLFNAKFEPIIQIGHVHIQGSVPVTFVQNNMSEEEDLEKDKSRASWDHGWVKERGRGSVDDSGEKKLSRERNEEGWDTRLAESLKGLNWNLLDVGEVRIDADIKDGGMMLLTALSSYAKWLQGNADVILQVRGTVEQPVLDGYASFHRASISSPVLWKPLTNFGGTVHVKSNRLCITSLESRVSRRGKLFVKGNLPLRTSEASLGDKIDLKCEVLEVRAKNILSAQVDTQMQITGSILQPNISGSIKLSHGEAYLPHDKGSGAATNRLASNESRLPGTGVDRVVASRYVSRFFSSQPAASRTKFPQPSVQPTEKEMEQVNIKPNVDIQLSDLKLALGPELRVVYPLILNFAVSGELELNGPAHPKSIQPRGVLTFENGDVNLVATQVRLKQEHLNIAKFEPEHGLDPMLDLVLVGSEWQFRIQSRARNWQDKLVVTSTGSVEQDAISPTEAARVFESQLAESILENDGQLAFQKLATTTLEKLMPRIEGKGEFGQARWRLVYAPQIPSLLSVDPTVDPLKSLASNISFGTEVEVQLGKRLQATIVRQMKDSEMAMQWTLIYQLTSRLRVLLQSAPSKRLLFEYSATSQD, from the exons ATGAGTGGAAAACTCCATTGCCCATTTCTTGGGGTTTCACTTCACAGTTCTCTAAATGGTAGAAACAATggaaatttcatttgttgGGAAAGAGGGAATGTGGCAAAAAGGGCTCCTCGCAGGTGTGTATGTGAAAAGCAGAATTATTGGATTACCCAAGCAATTAGAGTTTCACAGTTTTTGGGGAAAAATGTGGAATTGTTAAGGAGAACCTTCGAGCTGAAAAATGGGATGAAGGTACAATGTGTTAAGGAGCCTTTTTCTCGAAGCAAGGCTCTGGTGAGGTCTTTGTCTCCTCTGTGGGAAGAGGGGTTACTTTTAGTTAGGTGCTCTGTATTTTTGGCCGTGATATCTGGGGTATGTTTATTGGTATGGTATGGCCAATCCAAAGCCAAGGGTTTTATTGAAGACAAGCTTTTGCCTTCTGTTTGTTCAGTACTCAGTGAATATATTCAGCGTGAAGTTGTTTTTGGTAAGGTTCGAAGGCTATCACCTTTGAGCATCACGCTGGAGTCCTGTTCGGTTGGGCCTCATAGTGAGGAATTTTCTTGTGGTGAGGTCCCATCAATGAAACTTCGCCTTCGTCCTTTTGCAAGTCTAAGGAGGGGAAGGATTGTGATTGATGCAGTTTTGTCACATCCAACTGTCTTGGTTGCGCAGAAGAAGGATTATACTTGGTTAGGGATACCCTCATCTGAAGGTGGTCTACAGAGGCACTTATCTACTGAAGAAGGAATTGATCATCGAACGAAAACCCGGAGGCTTTCTAGAGAGGAAGCGGCGGCTCGCTGGGAAAGAGAAAGGGATGAAGCAGCAAAGAAAGCTGCAGAGATGGGCTACATTGTTTCTGACAAGGCTTCCAGCCCATCAAAAGGGGATGACTCAAAGGAAGGTGATAGCCATTCTGCAGATTTAGCAAGTTCCGAGTCTTTTCCATGCATGGATGAAAAGATGCACTGGAGGGATCATTGCATGGACACAGGTGTTGATTATGAAATAAAGCATGCAGATTTGGAGAAATCATTGGGTGTAAAAATTCCTGGGTCAGGGCTTAAATTTTGGTCCAGAGTGATAAAGGGGCCTAAAAAGCACAAAGTTAAAAGGAAGGGTTATGGGAGTGATATCTCTGCATCTGGAATTACTGCCAAAAGAAGAATTCTCCAGTCCAGTGCAGTAAGGGCACTTGCATATTTTCAGGATCTATCTCAGGGGAAGACTGACGAGCCTTCACAGTCATCCGGCGGTTATGATGTGATCAACCTTGACTCCTATTTGATGAACAATGTGGTTGAAACTAATGCCGACACTTCTATCACAAGTACTGGTGAAGATACTACAAGAGATGACAACCAGGATGGAAAACATTGTGGAGATTCAGCAGGCCATCCTcttaaagaaaatgagaatgtCAACAGTCATTTAAGTAGTTCGAATTATATACATTTAAATAGGTCTAATGGAGACGGGACATCCAGTAAAAATTCCGCTTTCTCTGCAAATGCTGTAGGAACTAATACTAATAGTTGTAATGTAAAAGATGAGGATTCTAGAGTTGATGTTGTTAATAAGCATACTGATGATGAGATATCTGAGAGGCAAGCAGGTCAAACGTTGCAGAATTCAACTTCCATACTACCTTCGGTTGCAACGTATGATCAAGTTCCTATCTGGCCCCTAAGCCTGAAATTAGGCTTTCCCTCTTTTTCTAGAAATTCCGGAGAGCCATTATCACATCTTCTCTCTGGTTCCATTCAAAAGTTGACGTCTAGCATGGGAACGAGAGTTGATGATATTGTTGCAGAACTCGTAGATGGGGTCAGTGTTGTGCAATCTGAAGGCATTGAGAAGATGCTTCCAGTTACACTAGATTCAGTACATTTCAAAGGAGGAACGCTGATGCTACTTGCATATGGTGACAGGGAACCTCG TGCGATGGAGAATGTTGATGGACACGTGAAGTTTCAAAATCACTATGGTCGGGTTCATGTACAACTTAGTGGAAACTGTCAGATGTGGAGGTCCGATAACATATCTGAAGATGGTGGCTGGTTGTCTGCAGATGTTTTTGTTGACATGGTTGAACAGAAATGGCATGCTAACTTAAAAATTGCCAACCTTTTTGTTCCG CTTTTTGAACGGATCTTAGAAATTCCAATAAATTGGTCCAAAGGAAGAGCCACTGGTGAG GTTCACTTGTGCATGTCAGGAGGAGAAACATTTCCAAATCTTCATGGACAGCTTGATGTGACAGGGTTGGCTTTTCAAACAATTGATGCTCCATCTTCGTTTTCT GACATTTCAGCGAGCTTATGTTTCCGTGGCCAACGAATATTCTTACACAACGCAAGTGGCTGGTTTGGTGATGTTCCCCTGGAAGCTTCTGGAGATTTTGGTATTCATCCTGAGGAAGGAGAGTTTCATCTTATGTGTCAG GTTTCTTGTGTGGAAGTAAATGCCTTGATGAGAACTTTCAAGATGAAACCTCTCTTGTTTCCG CTGGCTGGTTCAGTGACTGCTGTGTTTAACTGTCAAGGTCCATTGGATGCTCCTTTATTTGTGGGAAGTGGAATGGTATCTAGAAGGATTTCTCAATCAGTTTCTGATTTTCCTCCGTCTTCGGCATCAGAAGCAGTTTTGAGAAGTAAGGAAGCTGGTGCAGTAGCAGCATTTGATCGTGTACCATTTTCATGCGTGTCGGCCaatttcacttttaacacTGATAGCTGT GTTGCTGACTTGTATGGAATAAGAGCTAGCCTTGTAGATGGAGGTGAAATTCGAGGAGCAGGGAATGCATGGATTTGCCCAGAG GGTGAGGTTGATGATACATCAATGGATGTGAATTTCTCCGGAAGTTTGTGCTTTGATAAAATTCTGCATCGATATGTACCTGGGTATCTTCAACTAATGCCACTCAAATTAGGGGATTTAAATGGGGAGACAAAACTTTCTGGATCACTATTGAGGCC gAGGTTTGACATTAAATGGACAGCTCCAAAAGCTGAAGGGTCCTTCAGTGATGCTCGAGGAGATATCATAATCTCGCATGATTCCATTACTGTTAATTCCTCATCTGCTGCTTTCGACTTGTCCTCAAAAGTTCAAACATCTTACACTGACGAAGACTGGCTACGGAGAAGAGATGCTGATGCAAATAGTGCCATGCCATTCGTTGTTGAGGGAATTGACTTGGATTTGCGTATGcgtagttttgagtttttcaacTTGGTATCTCCTTATCCGTTTGATTCTCCGAAACCTATGCATTTGAAAGCAACAGGCAAGATCAAGTTTCAGGGAAAGGTTTTAAAGCCTTATATTGATCATGGACAAGATTTTGGTTTTGAGAGGAATAAGCAACCTGTGGAAATGACAGATAAAGGAAAGACAGACAGTCTTGTTGGAGAGGTTTCCATTTCAGGTCTTAAATTGAATCAGTTGATGTTGGCACCTCAGTTGGCTGGATCATTGAGCATGTCGCGTGAGTGTATCAAG TTGGATGCCACAGGTAGGCCAGATGAAAGTCTTGTAATGGAGTTTGTTGGACCCTTGAAGCCTAATAATGAAGATAATTCCCAAAGTGGACAGTTGctgtcttttttccttcaaaaggGGCAACTAAAAGCAAACATTTGCTTCCAGCCATTTCATTCTGCTAGCTTGGAG ATACGCCAGCTACCACTGGATGAATTGGAGTTGGCCTCACTGCGTGGAACAATACAGAAG GCCGAAATTCAGCTTAATCTTCAGAAACGAAGAGGTCATGGACTGCTGTCTGTACTTCGGCCGAAATTCAGCGGTGTGCTAGGTGAAGCCCTTGATGTGGCGGCTAGATGGAGTGGGGATGTT ATCACTGTTGAGAAAACAGTCCTGGAGCAAAGCAACAGCCGATACGAGCTTCAGGGTGAATATGTATTGCCTGGAACGCGAGATCGCAACCCTGCTGGAAAGGAAAAGGGTGGCTTGTTGGAAAGGGCAATGGCTGGGCATCTGGGTAGTGTCATATCTTCTATGGGGAGGTGGAGAATGAGACTGGAAGTTCCTAGAGCTGAGGTTGCTGAGATGCTTCCCCTAGCCAGGCTTGTTTCTCGAAGTACAGATCCTGCTGTTCATTCAAGATCAAAG GATCTCTTTATTCAGAGTTTGCAGTCAGTGGGATTATATACTGAAAGTCTTACAGAACTACTCGAG GTTATACGGGGACATTATACTCCATTAAATGAAGTTGTTCTAGAAGAATTGAATCTTCCAGGTTTAACTGAGCTTAGAGGTAGCTGGCATGGCTCTCTTGATGCAAGTGGTGGTGGCAATGGGGATACAATG gcagaatttgattttcatggGGAGGATTGGGAGTGGGGAACCTACAAAACTCAGCGTGTTCTGGCAGTTGGTGCATACAGCAACGATGATGGTTTGCGCCTGGAAAAGATGTTTATTCAGAAAGATAATGCTACAATTCACGCAGATGGGACTTTGTTAGGGCCTAAAACGAATCTTCACTTTGCTGTTCTAAACTTTCCTGTTAGTCTAGTTCCTACTGTTATTCAGGTGGTCGAATCTTCTGCTACTGATGTGGTTCAATCTTTACGGAAATTTTTAGCACCAATTAGGGGTATATTGCACATGGAAGGCGATCTCAGAGGGAATCTTGCAAAACCAGAATGTGATGTGCAAGTAAGGCTCCTGGATGGTGCCATTGGGGGGATTGATCTTGGACGAGCTGAAATTGTTGCTTCCTTAACCTCAACCAGTCGTTTTCTGTTCAATGCAAAATTTGAACCAATCATCCAAATTGGCCATGTTCACATTCAAGGAAGTGTTCCTGTCACTTTTGTTCAGAATAACATGTCAGAGGAAGAAGAtttagaaaaagataaaagtcGTGCAAGTTGGGACCATGGTTGGGTAAAGGAAAGAGGTAGGGGTTCCGTAGATGACTCCGGTGAAAAGAAACTTTCAAGAGAGCGAAATGAAGAAGGGTGGGATACTCGATTAGCAGAAAGCCTCAAAGGTTTAAACTGGAACCTTCTCGATGTAGGTGAAGTCAGAATAGATGCTGATATTAAAGATGGGGGCATGATGCTGTTAACTGCCTTATCTTCTTATGCTAAATGGCTTCAGGGAAACGCTGATGTCATACTTCAG GTCAGAGGCACAGTTGAACAACCAGTGCTGGATGGATATGCATCATTCCACAGGGCATCCATATCATCACCAGTTCTCTGGAAACCACTCACAAACTTCGGTGGCACAGTTCATGTGAAATCGAATAGGTTATGCATCACTTCGTTGGAGAGTAGAGTAAGCAGAAGGGGGAAACTGTTTGTAAAAGGAAACCTGCCCCTTAGAACAAGTGAAGCATCCCTTGGAGATAAAATTGACTTGAAATGTGAAGTTCTGGAAGTACGTGCAAAGAATATTCTGAG CGCCCAGGTTGACACTCAGATGCAGATAACTGGTTCTATATTGCAACCCAACATCTCTGGAAGTATTAAATTGAGCCATGGTGAAGCATATCTACCACACGATAAGGGTAGTGGGGCTGCTACTAATAGATTGGCATCAAATGAGTCCAGGCTCCCTGGTACTGGTGTCGATCGAGTAGTTGCCTCGAGGTATGTTTCGCGGTTTTTCAGTTCACAACCTGCTGCTTCAAGGACAAAGTTCCCTCAACCTTCAG TTCAACCAACTGAAAAGGAGATGGAGCAAGTGAACATTAAACCGAATGTAGACATTCAGCTTAGTGATTTGAAGCTCGCTCTAGGACCAGAGTTGAGGGTAGTTTATCCTTTAATCCTCAATTTCGCAGTTAGTGGAGAGCTTGAATTAAATGGCCCAGCTCATCCCAAATCGATACAACCTAGAGGTGTCTTAACTTTTGAGAATGGTGATGTAAATCTTGTTGCAACTCAG GTGAGACTCAAGCAAGAGCATCTGAATATTGCAAAATTTGAGCCTGAACATGGTCTAGATCCGATGCTAGATTTAGTTTTGGTAGGTTCTGAGTGGCAATTCAGGATTCAAAGTCGAGCCAGAAACTGGCAGGACAAACTGGTTGTAACTTCTACTGGCTCTGTGGAACAGGATGCCATCTCACCTACTGAG GCTGCCAGAGTTTTCGAAAGTCAATTGGCAGAGTCCATCTTGGAAAACGATGGGCAGCTTGCGTTCCAAAAGCTTGCAACTACAACACTTGAAAAACTGATGCCAAGAATAGAAGGGAAGGGAGAGTTTGGCCAGGCAAGGTGGAGGCTAGTGTATGCACCACAGATCCCTAGTTTGCTTTCTGTTGATCCAACGGTGGATCCTCTCAAATCCCTGGCCAGTAATATTTCATTTGGTACAGAAGTTGAAGTCCAACTTGGGAAACGCCTTCAG gCCACAATTGTTAGGCAAATGAAGGACTCGGAGATGGCAATGCAATGGACCTTAATCTACCAGCTTACGAGCCGCCTGCGGGTTCTCCTACAGTCTGCTCCGTCAAAACGCCTCCTTTTCGAATATTCTGCTACGTCTCAGGATTAG